Proteins encoded together in one Polaribacter reichenbachii window:
- a CDS encoding N-acetylmuramoyl-L-alanine amidase family protein, producing MNKLPVHKFCTTLKNVFFLVILLSIFCSSSVINAQKVYTIVLDAGHGGKDPGNLGNGYKEKDIALKVALIVGKSLSKEKDIKVIYTRKTDTYPDLWKRGEIANTAKADLFVSIHCDSHTSNAYGAGTFVLGLRGNKKNLEIAKRENASILLYEDNYQEKYEGFDSNSAESVIGLSLLQEENLDKSLEIASLIQNNFAYKLRRNNRKVKQDNFQVLRETIMPSVLVELGFLTNRNEGRYLNSSKGQQQMGKAIVDAIKIYINNLKLNTVGEQIIESSNLEVVEFKIQIASGKNKIPTKSYNFKGLKNVQRVKVGSYYKYYYGVTSSYKNAQQALKTAKQKGYKSAFMVAFKNGEKVAVKDVYKMN from the coding sequence ATGAATAAATTACCAGTCCACAAATTTTGTACCACACTAAAAAATGTCTTTTTTTTAGTAATTCTTTTGTCTATTTTTTGTTCATCATCTGTAATAAACGCACAAAAGGTTTATACTATTGTTTTAGATGCTGGACATGGAGGTAAAGATCCAGGAAATTTAGGAAATGGATATAAAGAAAAAGATATTGCTTTAAAGGTAGCTTTAATAGTAGGTAAGAGTTTATCCAAAGAAAAAGATATTAAGGTAATATATACAAGAAAAACAGATACTTATCCAGATTTATGGAAAAGAGGTGAAATAGCAAACACAGCTAAAGCAGATTTGTTTGTGTCTATTCATTGCGATTCTCATACTTCTAATGCTTATGGAGCAGGTACTTTTGTTTTAGGGTTAAGAGGTAATAAAAAAAACTTAGAAATAGCTAAAAGAGAAAATGCTTCCATATTATTATACGAAGATAATTATCAAGAAAAATATGAGGGCTTTGATTCTAATTCTGCTGAATCTGTAATTGGTTTATCGCTTTTACAAGAAGAAAACCTCGATAAAAGCTTAGAAATTGCCAGTTTAATTCAGAATAACTTTGCTTATAAGCTAAGAAGGAATAATAGGAAAGTTAAACAAGATAATTTTCAAGTTTTAAGAGAAACTATAATGCCAAGTGTTTTGGTAGAATTGGGTTTTTTAACCAATAGAAACGAAGGTAGATATTTAAACTCTTCTAAGGGGCAACAACAAATGGGGAAGGCAATTGTAGATGCCATTAAGATATACATTAATAACCTAAAATTAAATACAGTTGGCGAACAAATTATAGAATCTAGTAATCTTGAGGTTGTAGAATTTAAAATACAAATTGCTTCTGGTAAAAATAAAATACCTACAAAATCTTATAATTTTAAAGGATTAAAAAATGTGCAAAGAGTAAAAGTTGGTAGCTATTATAAATATTATTACGGAGTTACATCTTCTTATAAAAATGCACAGCAAGCGTTAAAAACTGCAAAACAAAAAGGATACAAATCTGCTTTTATGGTGGCTTTTAAAAATGGAGAAAAAGTTGCTGTAAAAGATGTGTATAAAATGAACTAG
- the pfkA gene encoding 6-phosphofructokinase — MGKIKKIGVMTSGGDSPGMNAAIRSVVRTCAFYKIECAGIYRGYQGMIEGDFIELNARSVKGIINKGGTFLKSARSKEFMTKEGRQKAYDQLKKANIDAFVVIGGDGSFTGALIFNQEFGFPVMGIPGTIDNDIEGTSHTLGYDTTLNTVVDVIDKIRDTASSHNRLFFVEVMGRDVGHIALNVGVGAGAEEILIPEEDLGLERLLESLRRSKQSGKSSSIVIVAEGDKTGKNVFELKDYVNEHLPEYEVRVSVLGHMQRGGSPSCFDRVLASRMGVSAVESLIDGKSNLMVGLISDKIAVTPLEKAIKGQSKINKELIRVSDIMSV, encoded by the coding sequence ATGGGAAAAATAAAAAAAATAGGAGTCATGACATCTGGAGGAGATTCTCCAGGGATGAACGCAGCAATTAGATCGGTTGTAAGAACATGTGCTTTTTATAAAATAGAATGCGCAGGTATTTACAGAGGTTATCAAGGTATGATCGAGGGCGATTTTATTGAGTTAAATGCACGTAGTGTAAAAGGTATAATCAATAAAGGAGGAACTTTCTTAAAATCTGCAAGGTCTAAAGAATTTATGACCAAAGAAGGTAGACAGAAAGCTTATGATCAATTAAAGAAAGCAAACATAGATGCTTTTGTAGTAATTGGAGGTGATGGTAGTTTTACTGGAGCTTTAATTTTTAACCAAGAATTTGGTTTTCCAGTAATGGGTATTCCAGGAACTATAGATAATGATATAGAAGGTACTTCTCATACACTAGGTTACGATACTACATTAAATACTGTTGTAGATGTTATCGATAAAATTAGAGATACAGCATCTTCTCATAACAGATTATTTTTTGTAGAAGTAATGGGTAGAGATGTTGGGCATATCGCATTAAATGTTGGTGTGGGAGCAGGAGCTGAAGAAATTTTAATACCTGAAGAAGATTTAGGATTAGAACGTTTATTAGAATCTTTAAGAAGAAGTAAACAATCTGGTAAATCTTCTAGTATAGTAATTGTTGCAGAAGGCGATAAAACAGGTAAAAACGTATTCGAATTAAAAGATTATGTAAACGAACATTTACCAGAATACGAAGTAAGAGTATCTGTTTTAGGACATATGCAAAGAGGAGGTTCTCCTTCTTGTTTCGATCGTGTTTTAGCAAGTAGAATGGGGGTAAGTGCTGTAGAAAGCTTAATTGATGGTAAATCTAATTTAATGGTAGGTTTAATTAGCGATAAAATTGCAGTAACTCCTTTAGAAAAAGCGATTAAAGGACAATCAAAAATAAATAAAGAATTAATAAGAGTATCAGATATAATGTCTGTATAA
- a CDS encoding putative LPS assembly protein LptD, translating to MQTNLSYLLLFCCLFVVKISFCQDIKSNKKITIPTVKKDTVNPKKLDSLNFIKKDSTFQIKKDNLLQKNIDTVANDSLKPKETIDDLIVHVAKDYTIQNAKDQTITLYNEANITYTDIDLKAGIVIIDYKKSTLFAKGIIDSTGYTQRPVFKQGGQESEQDSILYNFKSKRALIYGLKTKQGEMFTYGEKTKRVNDSTIYIRKIKFTTSEKKVPDYYIRTDKAKLVPGKKIIVGFSNLVLADVPTPLVLPFAYFPMTETSTSGFLMPSFDTGSSNRGVGLQNGGYYFAINDYVDLNLTGDAWANGSWGIRTNSNYVKRYRFSGVFSFDFENIISGIRGFDDYSKSNNFNVRWTHSQDSKASPNSRFSASVNLGSSSFFRESLNQYNVAQTQNNTFNSSINYSKTFVGTPFNMALTATHQQNTNTESITMTLPSLTLNMNRVYPFQGKGGIKKNPIQKLGFNYNMQGQYLINTTDDEFLTSKMFETARAGAQHSTSTSTNIKAFKYFTLSPSANYEETWQFDYIQKVYDETSNVVVTDTLRGFKTYREYNMGVSLSTNIYGTFNFKKGRLKAIRHTFRPTISYSYRPDFKDKFIKEVQQSADPTDFQEYTIFDQGIYGAPSSGLSNSIGISLNNVLEAKVAPKDPDSDEEDEKVMLLNNLNFSSSYNIAADSLRWSNVSFNAGTRLFKDKLALNFNGSLDPYQVVEVNGSAVKIDQFNSFPRLTSANLTANYSISSTDFDKSKENDKDKNGNGANNPPDTMGANIDPTNNQGRRTTAKNNQGETKKTDLYRAKIPWSVNLVYSANYSNNGIDPGEVGVHTLGFSGNIELSPKWKVGYSSGYDVKGGAFSFSRFNFTRDLDSWQFNFNWVPFGTNSSYTFFIGVKSSTLSDLKWDKNKPPDRVLF from the coding sequence TTGCAAACAAACCTATCATACTTACTTTTATTTTGCTGCTTATTTGTAGTAAAGATTAGTTTTTGTCAAGATATTAAATCGAACAAAAAGATTACGATTCCTACTGTTAAGAAAGATACAGTTAATCCGAAGAAATTAGATTCTTTAAATTTTATTAAGAAGGATTCTACTTTTCAGATTAAAAAAGACAATTTACTTCAAAAAAATATCGATACAGTTGCAAACGATTCTTTAAAACCTAAAGAAACAATCGATGATTTAATTGTACACGTTGCCAAAGATTACACCATACAGAATGCAAAAGACCAAACCATAACTTTATATAATGAGGCAAATATTACTTATACAGATATTGATTTAAAAGCTGGTATTGTAATTATAGATTATAAAAAAAGCACCTTATTTGCTAAGGGAATAATAGACAGTACTGGTTACACGCAAAGACCTGTTTTTAAACAAGGAGGCCAAGAATCTGAACAAGATTCTATTCTGTATAATTTTAAAAGCAAACGCGCTTTAATTTATGGTTTAAAAACAAAACAAGGTGAAATGTTTACCTATGGCGAAAAAACAAAACGAGTAAACGATTCCACAATTTACATCAGAAAAATAAAATTTACAACATCAGAAAAAAAAGTACCAGACTATTATATACGTACTGATAAAGCAAAATTAGTACCTGGTAAAAAAATAATTGTTGGGTTTAGTAACTTGGTTTTGGCAGATGTACCTACACCACTTGTGTTGCCTTTTGCTTATTTTCCGATGACAGAAACAAGTACTTCTGGTTTCTTAATGCCTTCTTTTGATACAGGAAGTAGTAACAGAGGTGTTGGTTTACAAAATGGTGGTTATTATTTTGCCATAAATGATTATGTTGATTTAAATCTTACTGGTGATGCATGGGCAAATGGAAGTTGGGGAATTAGAACCAACTCTAATTATGTAAAGCGTTACAGGTTTAGTGGAGTTTTTAGTTTCGATTTTGAGAATATTATAAGCGGAATTAGAGGTTTTGATGATTATAGTAAAAGCAATAATTTTAATGTAAGATGGACACATAGTCAAGACTCAAAAGCGAGTCCTAATTCTAGGTTTTCTGCGTCTGTAAATTTAGGTAGTAGTAGCTTTTTTAGAGAATCACTAAACCAATATAATGTAGCACAAACACAAAATAACACTTTTAATTCATCTATAAATTATAGTAAAACTTTTGTTGGCACTCCTTTTAATATGGCTCTTACAGCTACACATCAACAAAACACAAATACAGAAAGTATTACAATGACATTGCCTTCTTTAACTTTGAATATGAATAGAGTTTATCCTTTTCAAGGCAAAGGAGGAATAAAAAAGAATCCTATTCAAAAATTAGGTTTTAATTATAATATGCAAGGACAGTATTTAATTAACACCACAGATGATGAGTTTTTAACAAGTAAAATGTTTGAAACTGCTAGAGCTGGTGCACAACATAGCACAAGTACAAGCACCAATATAAAAGCTTTTAAATATTTTACATTATCACCTAGTGCAAATTATGAAGAAACTTGGCAATTTGATTATATACAAAAAGTATATGACGAAACTAGCAATGTTGTAGTTACTGATACTTTAAGAGGCTTTAAAACGTATAGAGAATACAATATGGGTGTTAGTTTATCTACCAACATTTATGGTACGTTTAACTTTAAAAAAGGAAGATTAAAAGCTATTAGACACACGTTTAGACCTACTATTTCTTATTCTTATAGACCTGACTTTAAAGACAAATTTATTAAAGAAGTACAACAAAGTGCAGACCCAACTGACTTTCAGGAATATACAATATTTGATCAAGGAATTTATGGTGCACCATCTTCTGGTTTAAGTAACTCTATAGGTATTTCTTTAAATAACGTTTTAGAAGCTAAAGTAGCCCCCAAAGACCCTGATAGTGATGAAGAAGATGAAAAAGTGATGCTTTTAAACAATTTAAACTTTAGTTCGTCTTATAATATTGCTGCGGATAGCTTACGTTGGTCTAACGTTTCTTTTAATGCTGGTACACGTTTATTTAAAGATAAATTAGCTTTAAACTTTAATGGTTCTTTAGATCCTTATCAGGTGGTAGAAGTAAATGGTAGTGCAGTTAAAATTGATCAATTTAATTCTTTTCCAAGATTAACGAGTGCCAATTTAACCGCAAATTATTCTATTTCAAGTACTGATTTTGATAAATCGAAAGAGAATGATAAGGATAAAAATGGAAATGGCGCTAACAATCCTCCAGATACAATGGGTGCAAATATAGACCCAACAAATAATCAAGGAAGAAGAACCACAGCAAAAAATAATCAAGGAGAAACTAAAAAAACAGATTTATATAGAGCTAAAATACCTTGGTCTGTAAACTTAGTATATTCTGCTAATTATAGTAATAATGGTATAGATCCTGGAGAAGTTGGTGTGCATACTTTAGGTTTTAGTGGTAATATAGAATTATCGCCAAAATGGAAAGTTGGTTACTCTTCTGGTTACGATGTTAAAGGTGGTGCTTTCTCTTTCTCTAGATTTAATTTTACTAGAGATTTAGATAGTTGGCAGTTTAACTTTAACTGGGTTCCTTTTGGTACTAATTCTTCTTATACCTTTTTTATAGGTGTAAAATCATCTACACTATCTGATTTAAAATGGGATAAAAATAAACCACCAGATAGAGTTTTATTTTAA
- a CDS encoding MlaD family protein, which yields MSKELKTGIIAILIVVAFIWGYNFLKGHDVFSPSAREFIVEYNNVGGLTEASLVTINGLKVGQVEDINFNQDPNKKGKLVVRFSLENDIEFSKESIVKIYSPNPLSGSNLAIIPSYEGELAVTLDTLQGEIKAGLLTSIGERLDPLQTKLEKVIVRADTLFSGINKVLNDETITGINSSVTNLAATIYELRQAVKSVNYMVSDNQENIKITLENAKNITGNLNKLADSLTTVNFNQIVQKAENAVDNFNELSKKINSTDGTIGRLISDDDLYNNMTAASKELEQLLRDLKTNPKRYVHFSLFGKKPKEYVPTPPDSLLFIKE from the coding sequence ATGTCAAAAGAATTAAAAACAGGTATTATAGCTATTTTAATAGTAGTCGCGTTTATTTGGGGCTATAATTTTTTAAAAGGTCACGATGTTTTTTCACCCTCAGCAAGAGAGTTTATTGTAGAATATAATAATGTTGGTGGCTTAACAGAAGCTAGTTTAGTAACAATTAATGGTTTAAAAGTAGGGCAAGTAGAAGATATTAATTTTAACCAAGATCCTAATAAAAAAGGAAAATTAGTTGTGAGATTTTCTTTAGAAAATGACATTGAATTTTCTAAAGAAAGTATCGTAAAAATATATTCACCAAACCCATTATCTGGTTCTAATTTAGCAATTATACCAAGTTATGAAGGTGAACTTGCAGTTACTTTAGATACTTTACAAGGAGAAATAAAAGCTGGTCTGTTAACTTCTATAGGTGAAAGGTTAGATCCTTTACAAACAAAATTAGAAAAAGTTATTGTTAGAGCAGATACTTTATTTAGCGGTATAAATAAAGTCTTGAATGATGAAACTATTACAGGTATTAATTCTTCTGTCACCAATTTAGCAGCAACAATTTATGAGTTAAGACAAGCTGTTAAATCTGTGAATTATATGGTTTCTGATAATCAAGAAAACATAAAAATAACTTTAGAGAATGCCAAAAACATTACTGGTAATTTAAATAAATTGGCAGATAGTTTAACTACCGTTAACTTTAATCAAATTGTACAAAAAGCAGAAAATGCAGTAGATAATTTTAATGAGTTGTCTAAAAAAATAAACTCTACAGATGGTACAATTGGTCGATTAATTAGTGATGATGATTTGTATAATAATATGACAGCAGCATCAAAAGAATTAGAACAGTTATTAAGAGATCTAAAAACAAATCCTAAGAGATATGTTCACTTTTCTTTATTTGGTAAAAAGCCTAAAGAATACGTTCCAACACCACCAGATAGTTTGTTGTTTATCAAAGAATAA
- a CDS encoding Rid family detoxifying hydrolase, producing MKKIITTKNAPAPIGPYNQAVLSGNTLYTSGQIAINPESGELVLDSIENETKQVMENVKAVLDAADMTFDDVIKTSIFIADMHQFAKINTVYGSYFNEETAPARETVEVANLPKFVNVEISVIAVK from the coding sequence ATGAAAAAAATAATCACAACTAAAAATGCTCCTGCTCCTATTGGACCATACAATCAGGCTGTTTTAAGCGGAAATACTTTATATACATCAGGCCAAATAGCAATTAACCCAGAAAGTGGTGAATTAGTTTTAGATTCTATAGAAAATGAAACCAAGCAAGTAATGGAAAACGTAAAAGCAGTTTTAGATGCTGCTGATATGACTTTTGATGATGTAATTAAAACATCTATTTTTATTGCTGATATGCATCAATTTGCTAAAATTAATACTGTTTATGGTAGCTATTTTAATGAAGAAACTGCACCAGCAAGAGAAACTGTAGAAGTGGCTAATTTGCCAAAATTTGTAAACGTAGAAATTAGCGTTATTGCTGTTAAATAG
- the gap gene encoding type I glyceraldehyde-3-phosphate dehydrogenase has translation MIKIGINGFGRIGRLAFRSAVKRENVQVVAINDLLDVDYLAYMLKYDSVHGAFDGTVEVADGKLIVDGNEIRISAERNPADLKWDEVEAEYVLECTGIFKSLEQADLHIQGGAKKVAISAPSGDAPMFVMGVNHTKLQASDTIFSNASCTTNCLAPIAKVLNDNFGITEGLMTTVHAATATQKTVDSPSNKDWRGGRAAIHNIIPSSTGAAKAVGKVIPELNGKLTGMAFRVPTMDVSVVDLTVKLEKGASYEEVKAAMKSASENEMAGVLGYTEELVVSQDFVGETRTSVFDANAGIALNDNFVKVVSWYDNEIGYSTKLVDLVEYSASL, from the coding sequence ATGATTAAAATAGGAATTAACGGATTTGGTAGAATTGGAAGATTAGCATTCAGATCTGCAGTAAAGAGAGAAAACGTACAAGTAGTTGCAATAAATGATTTATTAGACGTAGATTATTTAGCATATATGTTAAAATACGATTCAGTTCACGGAGCATTTGATGGTACTGTAGAAGTAGCAGATGGTAAGTTAATTGTTGATGGTAATGAAATTAGAATTTCTGCTGAAAGAAATCCTGCTGATTTAAAATGGGATGAAGTAGAAGCTGAATATGTTTTAGAATGTACAGGTATTTTCAAGAGCTTAGAGCAAGCTGATTTACACATTCAAGGTGGAGCTAAAAAAGTAGCTATTTCTGCTCCTTCTGGAGATGCACCAATGTTTGTAATGGGGGTAAACCACACAAAATTACAAGCTTCAGATACTATCTTTTCTAACGCATCTTGTACAACAAACTGTTTAGCACCAATTGCTAAAGTTTTAAATGATAACTTCGGAATTACAGAAGGTTTAATGACAACTGTACACGCAGCAACTGCAACTCAAAAAACGGTTGATAGCCCATCTAATAAAGATTGGAGAGGTGGTAGAGCAGCAATTCACAATATTATTCCTTCTTCTACAGGAGCTGCAAAAGCAGTAGGAAAAGTAATTCCTGAATTAAACGGAAAATTAACTGGTATGGCTTTTAGAGTACCAACTATGGATGTTTCTGTTGTAGATTTAACTGTAAAGTTAGAAAAAGGAGCTTCTTACGAAGAAGTAAAAGCTGCAATGAAATCTGCTTCTGAAAACGAAATGGCAGGTGTTTTAGGTTATACTGAAGAGTTAGTAGTTTCTCAAGATTTTGTTGGTGAAACTCGTACTTCTGTTTTTGATGCAAATGCAGGTATTGCTTTAAACGATAACTTTGTAAAAGTTGTTTCTTGGTATGATAACGAAATAGGTTACTCAACTAAATTAGTAGATTTAGTAGAATATTCTGCTTCTTTATAA